One genomic window of Corythoichthys intestinalis isolate RoL2023-P3 chromosome 18, ASM3026506v1, whole genome shotgun sequence includes the following:
- the LOC130906154 gene encoding insulin-like — protein MGRTTGCKECDAWGINGQKTSSLTPSRFQQSIYCYSSTQAFVCLFLTTFRSIMAQLWLYSTSVLVLLVMSWPCSSALSSQHLCGTSLVEALNMVCGDRGFFTSNRRDIDSVLRIMPPKTEEAATSAGDINEIVGYAFKKRLDMMMKRDGIVEQCCHQPCSMLVLDKYCN, from the exons TGATGCTTGGGGTATTAATGGACAGAAGACCTCCAGCTTGACGCCGTCCAGATTTCAGCAGTCCATCTACTGCTACTCTTCCACACAGGCCTTTGTCTGTCTTTTCCTTACAACTTTCAG ATCTATCATGGCGCAACTTTGGCTTTATTCCACCTCAGTCCTGGTGTTATTGGTCATGTCATGGCCGTGTTCTAGCGCCCTTTCTTCACAACATCTGTGTGGCACTAGTCTGGTTGAAGCCCTTAATATGGTCTGTGGAGACAGAGGCTTTTTCACCAGCAACAGGAGGGACATCGACTCTGTCCTGC GTATCATGCCACCAAAGACCGAGGAAGCAGCAACATCAGCAGGCGATATTAACGAGATTGTGGGGTATGCCTTTAAGAAACGGCTGGACATGATGATGAAACGTGACGGCATTGTAGAACAGTGTTGTCACCAGCCATGTAGCATGCTGGTCCTGGATAAATACTGCAACTAA